TTCAGTCAGGAATTCCAGCCGCCATCGATGCCATTCCCGGTGTTCGACGAAAAGAACCCATGCTTGCTGGAGGACCTCAATGAGCAGTATTTTTCTATGTGTGGGATTCATGAGTCCTATTGGGTGTAGATGGCGGCTCTGAATTTTTCACCTGCTACAACCTCAGTTTGGTTGCAGTTAGTTAAAAAAAAAGGGGTCTCAATTGGGAGGGCCTCTGCAACGTTTTATGTGCAAGATTTCGTAGGGATCGCCATCAACTGCTATTTAGACAATTTTATTCTATTAGGAACAGTACAAGATTACATTAATCGCTTTGAACATCTCATGAATCAGCTTCTATCGTATTCTGATGATATCCACCTCTTTATTTTGAAGCAGCCTGGCCTTTCCTCTTTAAGATCAGGCTCTTAAAATTCAGAGGCGATGATATTTAGCTCGGTGCAACATCTAAACCTAACCTTTGAAGCCCTGAACCTTGTGGTGGGACAGGACATCATACAAACTCATGATCGCCAGCATGCCAGCTACTACTAGTACTATATATACATCCAACACAACTCATCAATTTATTGCATACAGAATTTAGAAGAAAACAGCCATAGCAAAGCACCAACGTGCGCATGCAGCACACAACATCTTCCGGTCGACATGGTTCCTAAGTGATCACAGGCCCGGCATGAACCAGACCTCTGACGGATAGATTGTTCCGTAATGACCACCACCTGACGGGAATGCATCCTCCAGCGTCAGATTCTTCAAGTCATAGACCTTCACACACTTTCATTGCTTATGTCAACGCTCAAAAATGTCACCCCTGAGACGGGGAGTCGTGAAGTAGATACAGTCCGGTCTCAGCTCAGGGAACTTTTCCACGGACAAGAGACCCGGGCTATTCTGTCCGAGGAGCGCAGCATGCCCCCTTAGAGCCTTTGCGGGGCTTACTCCAACCATTTGGCAGCTCTTGCGATCCAGCCTGTCTACGTAAACACTGACGCAATGATCCTGATCCTTGTCCAAGACGACACGAATCTGCAGAAGATGTCCCCAGCGAGTTGGAACCAAGTATCTCGTGATAACTTCGAAAAAGTCATCGTCTTCCTCGGCGATGATCGTTTTCTTTCATGGCATGTCCTCCTGTCCACCGAGGTCCCAAATCTTCAATTTACCTGTCATTGACAACACGTAGAATCTGCCCCGGAGGTAGACACAATCGGCAAAACTATCTTGGCTTCTCCTTATCACCGAAACTTGTCGCCAAAAACTATCTCCTACCCTCGCAAAAGAGAGCCGCTTGCCGTCCAAGTGGATGGCCAAGGCAACTGCGGGACGGGCAGATGGAGAACCAGACAACACAACCTTGTCATAGAAATGCCTGCCCAGAGAATCCATGTCATAAACACTGCTATTGCTACTAGCATGGTGACACCTATAACGATAGCCAATGACATTTCCTTCGTCTGCATAGACCCCTTCGATGCACGACGAGAAGCCAGTGAGCGGCGGGAGCGGGAGCAATGCCGCCGTGAAGGGGTTGTAGAGGACAAGGTCTGAGAGCTCGTTGGCCACGACCAGCCAGCCGCGGAAGGAGCCGCAGCAGGCCACAGCTTGGCCCCGGGGGAAACTGACCTTAAATTCCTTCTCATCTAGGAGGTTGCGGAACTTGGAAGTAACTGTGGGATCCCATAGTCTGCGGCTCTGTTCCCCTCCAGGAAGTGGCTCGGTGGCCAAGGACACAAGCCACGGTGTGCAGCCAGGGGGCGTAGCTCCCATGCGACATCTTTGAGTTGAATTGTCTCTCATGCGACGTCGTTGGTTGTAATGGCTCTCATGCGACGTCTCCCAGCGCAGAAATAGCTCAAGCAAGACAACCCGTTTACGCGGCTAGTTGGCTGTTAGTTAGGCCGAGGTTTGGTTAGGATACTGGGGGTTATGTGCTCTGACTGGTGGGGTCCACCTAGGGCCACGTAGTCAAGAGTCAACCGTCCACGACTCGACCGGTGACTGTGTGACCGTGCTCGACTCGCCCGTGCTGGACTGGGCGAGCGGCGCCGCCGTAAGCATCTTCTCCGGCAGCGGTTTCTTCTCCGCGGTGGTGGAGCGCATTTCTCGGCAGCGGCAGAGCTATTGCGAGTGAGCCCGAAACCCTAGTCCCACTCCCCAGAATTTTGGGGGATCTGTGGCCTCATGCCGCCCTCTGTTTCTTGGCGATTTAGAATCTCGATTGGATCCGGGGGCTGTTTCTTCTCCGCCGCCCGGTGGTGGAGCGCCTTTCTCGGCAGCGGCTATTGCGAGTGAGTATTTTCGAAACTCTAGTCCCATTCCCCAGAATTTTGGATAAATATGTGGCCTCATGCTGCCCCTGTTTCTTGGCGTTTTAGAATCTCGGTTGGATAGGAGCGCGGGGGCTGAATGAGATGGAGCGAGGAGACAGTGCTTCAAATCGGTAATGCAACCCTCTTTTCTCTTTTAGTTGTTATCGAACTCGATTTGGTAGTGACTGTCGCTTACACTGCCGCCGCTGCCTGCCATTGACAAAACAGGGGAGGTTTAGGTTCTGCCACCACATTCGCAATTAGAGTGGAATTTTTTCCCTGTAAAGCCAAGCTCAGTGATGGCAGTGTCCAAGACATTGATAGAGATACCACCGTGAGGTTGGATGTCGAATTGCAGATGTTGATC
This sequence is a window from Aegilops tauschii subsp. strangulata cultivar AL8/78 chromosome 7, Aet v6.0, whole genome shotgun sequence. Protein-coding genes within it:
- the LOC120969130 gene encoding F-box protein KIB2-like, translated to MGATPPGCTPWLVSLATEPLPGGEQSRRLWDPTVTSKFRNLLDEKEFKVSFPRGQAVACCGSFRGWLVVANELSDLVLYNPFTAALLPLPPLTGFSSCIEGVYADEGNVIGYRYRCHHASSNSSVYDMDSLGRHFYDKVVLSGSPSARPAVALAIHLDGKRLSFARVGDSFWRQVSVIRRSQDSFADCVYLRGRFYVLSMTGKLKIWDLGGQEDMP